Proteins co-encoded in one Streptococcus parauberis NCFD 2020 genomic window:
- the arsC gene encoding arsenate reductase (glutaredoxin) (This arsenate reductase requires both glutathione and glutaredoxin to convert arsenate to arsenite, after which the efflux transporter formed by ArsA and ArsB can extrude the arsenite from the cell, providing resistance.): MGKVTIYHNPNCGTSRNVLAIIRHAGIEPQVIEYLQNPPSREKLLDLVAAMGISFQELVRKNVPEYNQHGLDKEAVTEDEILDAMMEDPILINRPIVVTRKGTKLCRPSEALLEILPVPLPSPYTKEDGEVVNPL; encoded by the coding sequence ATGGGAAAAGTAACTATTTATCACAACCCCAACTGTGGAACTTCCCGCAATGTACTTGCAATAATTCGTCATGCAGGCATTGAACCTCAAGTAATTGAGTATTTGCAGAATCCGCCGAGCAGAGAAAAATTATTGGATTTGGTGGCAGCAATGGGCATTTCCTTCCAAGAACTTGTGCGCAAAAATGTACCAGAGTATAATCAGCATGGTTTAGATAAAGAAGCTGTGACTGAAGATGAGATTCTGGATGCCATGATGGAAGACCCTATCTTGATTAATCGTCCAATTGTTGTAACAAGAAAAGGGACAAAACTTTGCCGTCCATCAGAAGCCTTACTTGAGATATTACCTGTTCCACTACCAAGTCCTTATACTAAGGAAGATGGTGAAGTGGTTAATCCATTATAA
- a CDS encoding phosphopentomutase, whose product MSKFNRIHLVVLDSVGIGAAPDSDNFFNAGVADTESDTLGHISEQVGLTVPNMEKIGLGNIPRETTLKTVAKEENPSGYATKLEEVSLGKDTMTGHWEIMGLNITEPFDTFWNGFPEEILTKIEEFSGRKVIREANKPYSGTAVIDDFGPRQMETGELIIYTSADPVLQIAAHEEVIPLDELYRICEYARSITLERPALLGRIIARPYVGTPGNFTRTANRHDYAVSPFQDTVLNNLANAGVPTYAVGKINDIFNGSGITNDMGHNKSNSHGVDTLLKTMQLPEFTKGFSFTNLVDFDANFGHRRDTKGYRDCLHEFDERLPEIIANMKEDDLLLITADHGNDPTYVGTDHTREYIPLLAYSPSFTGNGLIPQGHFADISATVAENFGVETAMIGQSFLSELK is encoded by the coding sequence ATGTCTAAATTTAATCGTATTCATCTAGTTGTGCTAGATTCAGTAGGAATCGGTGCTGCACCTGACTCTGATAACTTTTTCAATGCTGGTGTTGCTGATACAGAATCTGACACATTAGGCCATATTTCAGAACAAGTTGGTTTAACAGTTCCAAATATGGAGAAAATCGGTTTAGGAAATATTCCTCGTGAAACAACTTTGAAAACTGTTGCCAAGGAAGAAAATCCTAGTGGCTATGCTACTAAATTAGAAGAAGTTTCTCTTGGTAAAGATACAATGACTGGTCACTGGGAAATCATGGGTCTTAACATTACAGAACCTTTTGATACTTTCTGGAATGGTTTTCCAGAAGAAATCTTAACAAAAATTGAAGAATTCTCAGGTCGTAAAGTCATTCGTGAAGCTAATAAACCTTATTCAGGTACAGCTGTCATTGATGATTTTGGCCCTCGTCAAATGGAAACTGGTGAGCTGATTATTTACACTTCAGCTGACCCTGTTCTTCAAATTGCTGCGCATGAGGAAGTTATTCCATTAGATGAGCTTTATCGCATTTGTGAATATGCCCGTTCAATTACTTTGGAACGCCCTGCACTTCTTGGACGAATTATTGCCAGACCTTATGTGGGTACGCCTGGGAACTTTACACGTACTGCCAATCGTCATGACTATGCTGTCTCTCCTTTCCAAGATACAGTTCTTAATAATTTAGCAAATGCTGGTGTGCCAACTTATGCCGTCGGAAAAATTAATGACATCTTTAATGGGTCTGGTATCACAAATGATATGGGGCACAACAAGTCAAATAGCCACGGTGTGGATACATTGCTTAAAACAATGCAATTGCCAGAATTTACTAAAGGTTTCTCATTTACTAACCTAGTTGATTTTGACGCCAACTTTGGTCACCGTCGTGATACGAAAGGCTACCGTGATTGTTTGCATGAGTTTGATGAACGTCTTCCTGAGATTATTGCTAATATGAAAGAAGATGATCTCTTGTTGATTACGGCTGACCATGGAAATGACCCAACTTATGTGGGGACTGACCATACGCGTGAATACATTCCGCTTTTAGCTTACTCACCATCATTTACTGGCAATGGTCTGATCCCTCAAGGACACTTTGCGGACATTTCAGCAACAGTGGCTGAAAACTTTGGCGTTGAAACAGCGATGATTGGTCAATCATTCTTATCTGAATTGAAATAA
- the rpiA gene encoding ribose-5-phosphate isomerase RpiA, whose product MEALKKQAGVTAAQFVTDGMTVGLGTGSTAYFFVEEIGRRIKDEGLQVVGVTTSSATTKQAEGLGIPLKAVDDIDSIDVTVDGADEVDKDFNGIKGGGAALLMEKIVATPTKEYIWVVDESKMVEHLGAFKLPVEVIQYGADRLFRVFEKAGYKPSFRVKENQRLITDMKNYIIDLDLGKIEKPFEFAEMLDKTVGVVEHGLFNGMVNKVIVAGKDGVKVLEAPKK is encoded by the coding sequence ATGGAAGCACTAAAAAAACAAGCTGGTGTAACAGCTGCTCAATTTGTTACTGATGGAATGACTGTTGGTTTAGGGACAGGGTCAACTGCTTATTTCTTCGTAGAGGAAATCGGTCGTAGAATAAAGGATGAAGGTTTACAAGTTGTAGGCGTAACCACTTCCAGTGCAACAACTAAACAAGCAGAAGGTCTAGGTATTCCTTTAAAAGCTGTTGATGACATTGATAGCATAGATGTAACAGTTGATGGTGCTGATGAAGTTGACAAAGACTTCAATGGAATCAAAGGTGGGGGAGCTGCTCTTCTGATGGAGAAAATTGTAGCGACACCAACTAAAGAGTACATTTGGGTAGTTGACGAATCAAAAATGGTTGAACATTTGGGAGCTTTCAAATTACCAGTTGAAGTTATCCAATATGGTGCAGACCGTTTGTTCCGCGTATTTGAAAAAGCAGGCTATAAACCATCATTCCGAGTGAAAGAAAATCAACGTCTAATCACTGATATGAAGAACTATATCATTGACTTAGACTTAGGCAAAATCGAAAAACCTTTTGAGTTTGCTGAAATGCTGGATAAAACTGTAGGTGTTGTTGAGCATGGTCTCTTTAATGGTATGGTCAACAAAGTCATCGTTGCAGGAAAAGATGGTGTTAAAGTCCTCGAAGCTCCAAAAAAATAG
- the mnmE gene encoding tRNA uridine-5-carboxymethylaminomethyl(34) synthesis GTPase MnmE — MSITKEFDTITAISTPLGEGAIGIVRLSGSQALDIAKSVFKGKDLASVASHTINYGHILDPDKDEILDEVMVSVMREPKTFTREDVVEINTHGGIAVTNEILQLLIKHGARMAEPGEFTKRAFLNGRVDLTQAEAVMDIIRAKTDKAMNIAVKQLDGSLKQLIDDTRQEILNTLAQVEVNIDYPEYDDVEEMTTALMREKTQEFQTLLENLLRTARRGKILREGLSTAIIGRPNVGKSSLLNNLLREEKAIVTDIAGTTRDVIEEYVNIKGVPLKLVDTAGIRDTEDIVEKIGVERSKKALNEADLVLLVLNASEKLTEQDHILLDLSQDSNRIILLNKTDLEVQIEKDQLPSDYIEISVLNNENIDQIEDRINQLFFDNAGLVEHDATYLSNARHISLIEKAVQSLQAVNDGLALGMPVDLLQVDLTRTWEILGEITGDAAPDELITQLFSQFCLGK, encoded by the coding sequence ATGAGTATAACTAAAGAATTTGATACAATTACAGCTATTTCAACGCCTCTTGGTGAAGGGGCAATTGGGATTGTCCGCTTATCAGGTAGTCAGGCATTAGATATTGCAAAATCAGTCTTCAAAGGAAAAGACTTAGCAAGTGTTGCTAGCCATACTATTAATTACGGGCATATCCTTGATCCAGATAAAGATGAAATTCTCGATGAGGTCATGGTTTCTGTCATGCGAGAGCCTAAGACTTTTACCCGTGAGGATGTTGTTGAGATCAACACTCATGGTGGAATTGCGGTCACAAATGAAATCCTCCAATTATTAATTAAGCACGGGGCTCGTATGGCTGAACCAGGTGAATTTACAAAGCGCGCCTTTCTCAATGGACGCGTTGATTTAACCCAGGCTGAGGCTGTTATGGACATCATTCGTGCTAAAACGGACAAGGCCATGAATATTGCTGTGAAGCAATTAGATGGCTCCCTTAAGCAGTTGATTGATGACACTCGCCAGGAGATTCTCAACACTTTAGCCCAAGTAGAAGTGAACATCGACTATCCCGAGTACGACGACGTCGAAGAAATGACTACTGCTTTAATGCGAGAGAAAACCCAAGAGTTCCAGACGCTTTTGGAGAATTTGCTGCGCACTGCCCGCCGTGGGAAAATCCTTCGTGAAGGGCTCTCCACTGCCATCATTGGCCGTCCGAATGTCGGCAAATCAAGCTTGCTCAATAATCTTTTGCGTGAAGAAAAGGCCATTGTTACTGATATAGCAGGTACTACACGTGATGTGATTGAAGAGTATGTGAACATCAAAGGCGTTCCCCTAAAATTAGTTGACACTGCCGGCATCCGCGATACCGAAGATATAGTGGAAAAAATTGGTGTCGAACGTTCCAAGAAAGCTCTCAACGAAGCAGACTTGGTACTACTTGTTCTTAATGCATCAGAAAAGTTAACCGAGCAAGACCATATCCTTCTTGACCTCAGTCAAGATAGCAACCGCATTATCCTTCTCAATAAGACAGACCTTGAGGTTCAAATTGAGAAAGACCAATTGCCATCAGATTATATTGAAATCTCAGTTCTTAACAATGAAAACATTGATCAAATTGAAGACCGCATCAATCAACTTTTCTTTGATAATGCAGGACTGGTTGAACATGACGCAACCTATCTATCCAATGCCCGTCACATTTCATTAATTGAAAAGGCAGTCCAAAGCTTACAAGCAGTTAACGACGGCCTAGCTCTTGGCATGCCCGTAGACCTCCTCCAAGTTGACCTAACCAGAACCTGGGAAATCCTGGGAGAAATCACCGGCGACGCAGCCCCAGATGAATTAATCACACAACTATTTAGTCAATTTTGTTTGGGAAAATAA
- the pepV gene encoding dipeptidase PepV, whose product MIDFKAEVEARKEVMLEDLISLLRINSERDDSQVDDKHPFGPGPVKALEHFLAMAERDGYQTRNIDNYAGDFEFGQGEEVLGIFAHLDVVPAGAGWDTDPYEPVIKDNRIYARGSSDDKGPTLACYYALKIIKDLGLPVSKKVRFIVGTDEESGWGDMDYYFAHNGLKDPDFGFSPDAEFPIINGEKGNITEYLHFDGANDGAFVLKSFKGGLRENMVPESATALITSAHEFSVLTAAFEQFLAEENVTGQITEEAEGIKVTVIGKSAHGSTPELGINGATLLAKFLNQFTFAGPAEAFLKIAGLTLHEDFDAKKLGLAFVDEKMGALSMNAGVFNFDQLATDNTIALNFRYPKGIDPEGLKSGLEKLAGVSRVSLSEHVHTPHYVSMDDELVATLLSVYEKQTGLKGFEQVIGGGTFGRLLERGVAFGAMFPGDENTMHQANEYMPLDNIFRSAAIYAEAIYELIK is encoded by the coding sequence TGAGCGTGATGATAGTCAAGTTGATGATAAACACCCATTTGGCCCTGGTCCAGTTAAAGCTTTGGAGCATTTTCTAGCAATGGCTGAACGTGATGGTTACCAAACACGAAACATTGACAACTATGCTGGTGACTTTGAATTTGGTCAAGGTGAAGAAGTACTTGGAATCTTTGCTCACTTAGATGTTGTTCCAGCAGGTGCTGGTTGGGATACAGATCCATATGAGCCAGTGATTAAGGACAACCGTATTTATGCGCGTGGGTCTTCAGATGATAAAGGACCTACTTTAGCTTGTTACTATGCTTTAAAAATTATCAAAGATTTAGGTCTTCCTGTTTCTAAAAAAGTACGATTCATCGTTGGTACTGATGAGGAATCTGGATGGGGCGACATGGATTATTACTTCGCTCATAACGGACTTAAAGACCCTGATTTTGGTTTCTCACCAGATGCCGAATTCCCAATCATCAATGGTGAAAAAGGTAATATCACGGAGTACCTTCATTTTGATGGTGCTAATGATGGTGCTTTTGTCCTAAAAAGCTTTAAAGGAGGCCTTCGTGAGAACATGGTTCCTGAATCAGCAACAGCGCTTATCACCTCAGCTCATGAGTTTTCTGTTTTAACAGCTGCTTTTGAACAATTCCTTGCTGAAGAAAATGTGACTGGACAAATCACAGAAGAAGCAGAAGGCATTAAAGTTACTGTCATTGGTAAATCTGCACATGGGTCAACACCAGAACTTGGTATTAATGGAGCGACTTTATTAGCTAAATTCCTCAACCAATTCACATTTGCAGGACCTGCCGAAGCATTCCTTAAAATTGCTGGCCTCACATTGCATGAAGATTTCGATGCCAAAAAACTTGGGCTTGCTTTTGTTGATGAAAAAATGGGTGCCCTTAGTATGAATGCTGGTGTCTTCAACTTCGATCAGCTAGCTACTGATAACACAATTGCCCTTAACTTCCGTTATCCAAAAGGGATTGATCCTGAAGGACTTAAATCTGGTCTGGAAAAATTAGCTGGCGTTTCACGCGTGAGCTTATCAGAACACGTCCACACACCACACTATGTATCAATGGATGATGAATTAGTTGCTACTTTACTGTCAGTCTATGAAAAACAAACTGGCCTTAAAGGATTTGAACAAGTTATCGGTGGTGGTACATTCGGACGCTTACTAGAACGCGGTGTAGCCTTTGGAGCAATGTTCCCAGGCGACGAAAACACAATGCACCAAGCCAACGAATACATGCCATTAGATAATATCTTCCGCTCAGCAGCAATCTACGCAGAAGCCATCTATGAATTAATTAAATAG